TCGAAATTTTTATTGCATTTGGTGCAATGCAGTTGTGTTTTTACAAAACTAACCAGAAGTTGTGCGTCTTCAATGGATGTTCCTTGCGCGAGTGTTTCAAAGTGAAGCCTTAATGAACTTTCTTCTACACCCGAATGTTGCCCTAAAACAACAGCCACTTCAGTTACTTTAGATGCATCATTATTTCGTGCCGTATCAAGGATTTG
This region of Candidatus Ancaeobacter aquaticus genomic DNA includes:
- the hypA gene encoding hydrogenase maturation nickel metallochaperone HypA — translated: MHEYHIVSEFINQILDTARNNDASKVTEVAVVLGQHSGVEESSLRLHFETLAQGTSIEDAQLLVSFVKTQLHCTKCNKNFECNNNTFNCPKCGELGSPTQIGKELYIKNIELETQYTTEVLTC